The window CTTCTTAACAAGTCTTCGGTAACACTACCGGCACGGTTAATAGCCTCGACCATGGAAGTAGGCATGACCGGGTTGATGAGAGAACGGACTTGTGGAGTCAAACCCAAAACAAACTTCTCAATGGCCCGAGACTCGGTGCTCACTAGGTGAGGAACAAGGGTAGACAACTCTTGGAATCGTCTAACATAGCCCTTGTAGTCGGCCCCATCCATTTTGAGATGGACAAACTCGATGGTCAAGTTTTGGAGCTCATAAGGTGGGCAAAACTTCTCTTTCACTTTGTTCTTGAAGTCGGCCCATTCCAAATTGTGGGCCCGACCCAAGGCCTTCTCTTGGTTCCACCAACTTAAAGCATCCTCCTTGAACATACCGGAGGCATAATAAATTCGGTCATCATAAGTACAATGACTCCTTTCAATCACCGCTTCAATCCTCTCAAACCATTTATACATTCCACGGGCCCACCCAACCCATCAAACTCCGGTGCCCCACAATTCTTGAAATCTTTGAATTGACAACCTTGGCGGTACACTCCATGTTGGTTATACCTAGCCCTATAGTTATCCGCTCTTTcgagttcttcttcttcttcttctactacaaCATGAGCTTGAGCACCCTCATCATTCACATTTCCGGGTTTCCAACATTTTGATGCTCATTAGGTTGTACCCCATTGTTCCCATCAAGAGTTGCTTGGACTTGGGCAACAATAGTCGGCATGATATTGGTGACCGTTTGAGCAATCACATCCGCCAAGTTAGGCCTGGGAGCCTCACCACGACCCCTACCTCGGCCCCTACCTCGTCctccaccacgacctctaccaccCCGGCCCCTACCTCTACCTCCTTGCACTTCCGGTTGAGCTTCCGGTTGAGGTTCTTCCGAGTTAGCCCTATAGTTCGTTCCAGCTCTTCTTGGTCTTACCATTTCTATAAAACAAGCAAGGCGTTGACCCGAAAGTTAGTCTCAATACTCACATGTTAGTCACACAAGTTGTCAATGCCCTCAAGTCGacataacatacacatttcataccaTTAAGCTAAGGCAAAAGCGATAGATTTCTAGGGAGAAATTATTACTTACCATACTGAGCTCACTACAATCATTTATCATACAATCCTATAATCTAGCACGGATGGTTCAAAGTATAATCCGAATCCAATATGCTTTCTAGTTACTGATCGAGTTTGTGTACAGGGTGTAccggcggctaaccctccactcaATCAACTTCCCAAAAAGCATATCGATTCCTTATTATGCTTTAAACCAAGCGTGCGCAACCCGTGATGTCATTAAATTGCTATAACATCGGGTgaccataaaatagttgatcacGCTCTTTTAGGGTTGCCACAATGTTACATCAAGTTAACGCCATAACTTCACCTCGCCCTAAATCAACAACtattatcaaacaacaatccatctcaatcacaatcaaactcaaaccaaaaccatatcgtactcaattcatcacataattggTCTCAACTACGAACTCCCAATGTACACTTTCTAGGGTTCACAAAAATCAAGTTGCACACAAAATTCCTAGccatgcatgctatatgaagagttttaacttaagccgtagtctaggtcgaaccacctaattctctacgacctcgcatgggccaccattctgtaacaccccgagctagggctcgaaatattacgaaaatcatatagcacaaggagggattatcgtaggcaactaaatgacattaatgaattcggtgaatccaaacaagtcaaatattcaaacaatgcacaaggagcaaatgaccatcaaagtttacaaaagagaattctagagatggctatcgatcctaagcattaatccaaagtgggcgaatgaatccttgatccataaagtccatgcccgaaaccaaaagctacaccagatcatgcatcacatccctgaaccacctgattacctgaaaagtgttctacaagtcaacacgaggttggtgagttcgtagtggtggcccaagatgaaccaccgaccataaccacatatcataaaaacaagaacaattatcacatacaagtagtcttacacgtcatccaaccaatgcatcactatataacaaacgtataagaacaatcaatgcaatgtcaatgccatgatgtgaatgatatgcatgccaaaccaaatacatataatatgtagggccgttatgccatctatgcaacgatactcacaggtcatcaccatgaccattgtggcatctcaaaaacgtcggcgaatatacgtctataaacccggatgaccaacaccagtgtatacgtctatacctggataaacacatttgtctcaacagacaaccaaatcatctcaaagcaaccaacacaatgcaagcccaacaatccatcaatccaacatccaataaccaacaatatgatcaaactatacatacatacacttgagagggcttgctttcaaagagtcctcgatgtttgtatacagggtgtaccagcggctaaccctccacatctcaaaccttttgaaagcgaagtcgacttccatgtatgtacatctaacctaaatataacctttctcaataccaacatacacaaaaatttcaatgattcatccatcaatcatcattcaatcaacaaacaactaattcaaacaaataaacacacaatgtacacttttcagcccgaatctcaatagagtagggagatacgaactcaccttgattggcaaaagaggctaatatcgaattaagatgagattataggtgattatagtgctccacgcgtccacaacctagtaatgtatacaagacatgcattattcaccaaagacgactctctaactaggttttagctttagtttatggctttgaaagactttcgggacccaacatggtcgttagggaggtcatgtaatagtttgtaaccaaaatgaagtcgccccaaggtcgcctcattctcaacgtaagttatatgtttatttagtttatgttatgtcttgaattaggttccaaagaggacacccaactttaaacgactcgtttgtcatgtgtagggcaccaataaggtcataagagtacattccggaaaggtcgggacgatcctaggatgttagaactaaagctaggaaaaagttaagtgattgaagcccccaactgcgccgcaacttatcgctgcgccgcagctgaaaaacaatcgtgaagctgcgcagcagcttaactagctgcgcagcagctgaaaaacagaattgcgaagctgcgcagcagcttaactagctgcgcagcagctcacccagttcagcatCAGCAGCCCATTTCgacctaaacacaccaaaactaacccataactcatttttgacacccaaaatcgatttgtgaagcatcaaaactcaatatgaagcataaataagcatgtttacacatgaataacccaaacccacttcaaaatctttcttcaaaacaccaaactcaagttcaaattcggtttaacccattactaaccctAGAC is drawn from Erigeron canadensis isolate Cc75 chromosome 9, C_canadensis_v1, whole genome shotgun sequence and contains these coding sequences:
- the LOC122583375 gene encoding uncharacterized protein LOC122583375 — its product is MYKWFERIEAVIERSHCTYDDRIYYASGMFKEDALSWWNQEKALGRAHNLEWADFKNKVKEKFCPPYELQNLTIEFVHLKMDGADYKGYVRRFQELSTLVPHLVSTESRAIEKFVLGLTPQVRSLINPVMPTSMVEAINRAGSVTEDLLRSGVLSKSSSSSSKRKEVGETSGPRKMGRFDSKNANRGRVMAAVEPVKKPYVGPHPHCGDAIDTTPPMFNVGHALIVTVWGIWRKNVGHQGWVRVRSM